A window of the Odocoileus virginianus isolate 20LAN1187 ecotype Illinois chromosome 20, Ovbor_1.2, whole genome shotgun sequence genome harbors these coding sequences:
- the BBC3 gene encoding bcl-2-binding component 3 yields MARARQEGSSPEPVEGLARDGPRPFPLSRLVPSAVSCGLCEPGLPAAPAAPALLPAAYLCAPTAPPAVTAALGAPRWPEGPRSRPRGPRPDGPQPSLSPAEQHLESPVPSAPGALAGGPTQAAPGVRGEEEQWAREIGAQLRRMADDLNALYERRRQEEQQRHGPSPWRVLYNLIMGLLPFPGGRRAPEVEPN; encoded by the exons ATGGCCCGAGCACGCCAGGAGGGCAGCTCCCCGGAGCCCGTAGAGGGCCTGGCCCGCGACGGCCCGCGCCCCTTCCCGCTCAGCCGCCTGGTGCCCTCAGCGGTGTCCTGCGGCCTCTGCGAACCCGGCCTGCCTGCTGCCCCGGCCGCCCCCGCCCTGTTGCCCGCCGCCTACCTCTGCGCCCCCACCGCCCCGCCCGCCGTCACCGCCGCCCTGGGGGCCCCCCGCTGGCCTGAGGGTCCCCGCAGCCGGCCCCGAGGCCCGCGACCCGACG GTCCTCAGCCTTCACTCTCGCCAGCGGAGCAGCACCTGGAATCGCCAGTGCCGAGCGCCCCGGGGGCCCTGGCGGGCGGCCCCACCCAAGCGGCCCCGGGAGTCCGGGGGGAGGAGGAGCAGTGGGCCCGAGAGATCGGGGCCCAGCTGCGGCGGATGGCGGACGACCTCAACGCGCTGTACGAGCGGCGG AGACAAGAGGAGCAGCAGCGACACGGCCCCTCGCCCTGGAGAGTCCTGTACAATCTCATCATGGGACTCCTGCCCTTCCCCGGGGGCCGCAGGGCCCCCGAGGTGGAGCCCAACTAG